A window of the Nycticebus coucang isolate mNycCou1 chromosome 3, mNycCou1.pri, whole genome shotgun sequence genome harbors these coding sequences:
- the DUS3L gene encoding tRNA-dihydrouridine(47) synthase [NAD(P)(+)]-like isoform X1, with protein sequence MAEGTLEIPAENGSGGGDSGASASERGVAPIKPQYLTTKEQFHKFLEAKGQEKPCQETEVGYPGGNDLAEPEAKRIRLEEGQTDEAAEHGEQLPAHKRARGQNKSRPHMKPTHYDKNRLCPSLIQGSVAKCFFGDRCRFLHDVGCYLETKPADLGPRCVLFETFGRCPYGVTCRFAMAHMGPEGQNLVQEDLVVRWAHLSPVVCNGLDRTLQQQLRKREIRFERAEQTLRQLSQDSPPAAALLEVTVAEGAPGHNKAQEAPLALGTGTPPNTLPVRTCGPLTDEDIIRLRPCEKKQLDISGKLYLAPLTTCGNLPFRRICKRFGADVTCGEMAVCTNLLQGQMSEWALLKRHQCEDIFGVQLEGAFPDTMTKCAELLNRTIEVDFVDINVGCPIDLVYKKGGGCALMNRSTKFQQIVRGMNQVLDVPLTVKIRTGVQERVNLAHRLLPELWGWGAALVTLHGRSREQRYTKLADWQYIEQCVKAASPMPLFGNGDILSYEDANRAMQTGVAGIMIARGALLKPWLFTEIKEQRHWDISSSERLDILRDFTDYGLEHWGSDTQGVEKTRRFMLEWLSFLCRYVPVGLLEQLPQRINERPPYYLGRDYLETLMASQKASDWIRISEMLLGPVPPNFVFLPKHKANAYK encoded by the exons ATGGCGGAGGGAACATTGGAGATACCAGCAGAGAATGGTAGTGGCGGCGGCGACTCAGGAGCCAGCGCGTCGGAACGGGGCGTGGCGCCCATTAAACCTCA ATACCTCACCACCAAGGAGCAGTTTCACAAATTCCTAGAAGCCAAAGGGCAGGAGAAGCCTTGCCAGGAAACCGAGGTTGGATACCCTGGTGGCAATGACCTGGCTGAACCTGAAGCCAAGCGGATCCGCCTGGAGGAGGGACAGACAGATGAGGCAGCTGAGCATGGGGAACAGCTGCCGGCTCATAAGAGGGCCCGGGGGCAGAACAAAAGCCGGCCCCACATGAAGCCCACACACTACGACAAGAACAGGCTCTGCCCCTCCCTGATCCAG GGGTCGGTGGCTAAGTGCTTCTTTGGTGACCGCTGCCGATTCCTGCATGATGTGGGCTGCTACCTGGAGACAAAGCCAGCTGATTTGGGCCCCCGCTGTGTGCTATTTGAGACCTTTGGCAGGTGCCCTTATGGTGTGACCTGCCGTTTTGCCATGGCCCATATGGGGCCTGAGGGCCAGAACCTGGTACAGGAGGATCTGGTGGTCCGCTGGGCCCACCTCTCACCTGTTGTCTGCAACGGCCTGGACAGAACCCTGCAGCAGCAGCTACGGAAGCGCGAGATCCGCTTCGAGCGAGCAGAGCAGACCCTGCGCCAGTTAAGCCAGGACTCCCCACCTGCTGCTGCTCTCCTTGAGGTCACGGTGGCTGAGGGTGCTCCAGGGCACAACAAGGCCCAGGAGGCACCTTTAGCTCTGGGCACTGGCACCCCTCCCAACACCCTTCCTGTGCGGACCTGTGGGCCTCTGACAGATGAGGACATCATCAGGCTGCGGCCCTGTGAAAAGAAGCAG CTGGATATCAGTGGCAAACTGTATCTGGCCCCCCTTACCACG TGTGGGAACCTGCCCTTTAGGCGGATCTGTAAACGCTTTGGGGCAGATGTGACCTGTGGGGAGATGGCTGTCTGCACTAACCTCCTGCAGGGACAGATGTCTGAGTGGGCTCTGCTCAAACGCCACCAGTGTGAGGACATCTTTGGTGTTCAG CTGGAGGGTGCCTTCCCtgacaccatgaccaagtgtgcTGAGTTGCTGAACCGCACCATCGAGGTGGACTTTGTGGACATCAATGTCGGCTGCCCCATTGACCTTGTGTACAAGAAG GGTGGGGGCTGTGCCCTCATGAATCGCTCCACCAAGTTCCAGCAGATTGTCCGTGGCATGAACCAG gtgctggaTGTGCCACTGACTGTGAAAATCCGCACTGGTGTCCAGGAACGTGTGAACTTGGCACACCGCCTGCTGCCTGAGCTGTGGGGCTGGGGTGCAGCCCTCGTCACG CTCCATGGCCGCTCTCGGGAGCAGCGTTACACCAAGCTGGCCGACTGGCAGTACATCGAGCAGTGTGTGAAGGCAGCCAGCCCCATGCCTCTGTTCG GAAATGGGGACATCTTGTCATACGAGGACGCCAACCGTGCCATGCAGACTGGCGTTGCTGGGATCATGATTGCCCG TGGTGCCCTGCTGAAGCCTTGGTTATTCACGGAGATCAAGGAGCAGCGGCACTGGGACATATCATCATCTGAGCGCCTGGACATCCTGCGGGACTTCACAGACTATGGCCTGGAGCACTGGGGTTCCGACACACAGGGTGTGGAGAAGACACGGCGCTTCATGCTTGAGTGGCTCTCCTTCTTGTGCAG GTATGTGCCCGTGGGTCTGCTGGAGCAGCTCCCACAGAGGATCAATGAGCGTCCCCCCTACTATCTGGGCCGCGACTACCTGGAGACTCTGATGGCTAGTCAAAAGGCTTCTGACTGGATCCGCATCAG CGAGATGCTCCTTGGACCAGTACCCCCTAATTTCGTTTTCCTGCCAAAGCACAAGGCCAATGCATACAAATAG
- the DUS3L gene encoding tRNA-dihydrouridine(47) synthase [NAD(P)(+)]-like isoform X3 has product MAEGTLEIPAENGSGGGDSGASASERGVAPIKPQYLTTKEQFHKFLEAKGQEKPCQETEVGYPGGNDLAEPEAKRIRLEEGQTDEAAEHGEQLPAHKRARGQNKSRPHMKPTHYDKNRLCPSLIQGSVAKCFFGDRCRFLHDVGCYLETKPADLGPRCVLFETFGRCPYGVTCRFAMAHMGPEGQNLVQEDLVVRWAHLSPVVCNGLDRTLQQQLRKREIRFERAEQTLRQLSQDSPPAAALLEVTVAEGAPGHNKAQEAPLALGTGTPPNTLPVRTCGPLTDEDIIRLRPCEKKQLDISGKLYLAPLTTCGNLPFRRICKRFGADVTCGEMAVCTNLLQGQMSEWALLKRHQCEDIFGVQLEGAFPDTMTKCAELLNRTIEVDFVDINVGCPIDLVYKKGGGCALMNRSTKFQQIVRGMNQVLDVPLTVKIRTGVQERVNLAHRLLPELWGWGAALVTPVSLHLFLSASHLLCLPPCMVASPLAPWPLSGAALHQAGRLAVHRAVCEGSQPHASVRKWGHLVIRGRQPCHADWRCWDHDCPWCPAEALVIHGDQGAAALGHIII; this is encoded by the exons ATGGCGGAGGGAACATTGGAGATACCAGCAGAGAATGGTAGTGGCGGCGGCGACTCAGGAGCCAGCGCGTCGGAACGGGGCGTGGCGCCCATTAAACCTCA ATACCTCACCACCAAGGAGCAGTTTCACAAATTCCTAGAAGCCAAAGGGCAGGAGAAGCCTTGCCAGGAAACCGAGGTTGGATACCCTGGTGGCAATGACCTGGCTGAACCTGAAGCCAAGCGGATCCGCCTGGAGGAGGGACAGACAGATGAGGCAGCTGAGCATGGGGAACAGCTGCCGGCTCATAAGAGGGCCCGGGGGCAGAACAAAAGCCGGCCCCACATGAAGCCCACACACTACGACAAGAACAGGCTCTGCCCCTCCCTGATCCAG GGGTCGGTGGCTAAGTGCTTCTTTGGTGACCGCTGCCGATTCCTGCATGATGTGGGCTGCTACCTGGAGACAAAGCCAGCTGATTTGGGCCCCCGCTGTGTGCTATTTGAGACCTTTGGCAGGTGCCCTTATGGTGTGACCTGCCGTTTTGCCATGGCCCATATGGGGCCTGAGGGCCAGAACCTGGTACAGGAGGATCTGGTGGTCCGCTGGGCCCACCTCTCACCTGTTGTCTGCAACGGCCTGGACAGAACCCTGCAGCAGCAGCTACGGAAGCGCGAGATCCGCTTCGAGCGAGCAGAGCAGACCCTGCGCCAGTTAAGCCAGGACTCCCCACCTGCTGCTGCTCTCCTTGAGGTCACGGTGGCTGAGGGTGCTCCAGGGCACAACAAGGCCCAGGAGGCACCTTTAGCTCTGGGCACTGGCACCCCTCCCAACACCCTTCCTGTGCGGACCTGTGGGCCTCTGACAGATGAGGACATCATCAGGCTGCGGCCCTGTGAAAAGAAGCAG CTGGATATCAGTGGCAAACTGTATCTGGCCCCCCTTACCACG TGTGGGAACCTGCCCTTTAGGCGGATCTGTAAACGCTTTGGGGCAGATGTGACCTGTGGGGAGATGGCTGTCTGCACTAACCTCCTGCAGGGACAGATGTCTGAGTGGGCTCTGCTCAAACGCCACCAGTGTGAGGACATCTTTGGTGTTCAG CTGGAGGGTGCCTTCCCtgacaccatgaccaagtgtgcTGAGTTGCTGAACCGCACCATCGAGGTGGACTTTGTGGACATCAATGTCGGCTGCCCCATTGACCTTGTGTACAAGAAG GGTGGGGGCTGTGCCCTCATGAATCGCTCCACCAAGTTCCAGCAGATTGTCCGTGGCATGAACCAG gtgctggaTGTGCCACTGACTGTGAAAATCCGCACTGGTGTCCAGGAACGTGTGAACTTGGCACACCGCCTGCTGCCTGAGCTGTGGGGCTGGGGTGCAGCCCTCGTCACG cctgtctctctccatctttttctctctgcctctcatttactctgcctccctccctgcatggtgGCTTCTCCCCTAGCTCCATGGCCGCTCTCGGGAGCAGCGTTACACCAAGCTGGCCGACTGGCAGTACATCGAGCAGTGTGTGAAGGCAGCCAGCCCCATGCCTCTGTTCG GAAATGGGGACATCTTGTCATACGAGGACGCCAACCGTGCCATGCAGACTGGCGTTGCTGGGATCATGATTGCCCG TGGTGCCCTGCTGAAGCCTTGGTTATTCACGGAGATCAAGGAGCAGCGGCACTGGGACATATCATCATCTGA
- the DUS3L gene encoding tRNA-dihydrouridine(47) synthase [NAD(P)(+)]-like isoform X2: protein MAEGTLEIPAENGSGGGDSGASASERGVAPIKPQYLTTKEQFHKFLEAKGQEKPCQETEVGYPGGNDLAEPEAKRIRLEEGQTDEAAEHGEQLPAHKRARGQNKSRPHMKPTHYDKNRLCPSLIQGSVAKCFFGDRCRFLHDVGCYLETKPADLGPRCVLFETFGRCPYGVTCRFAMAHMGPEGQNLVQEDLVVRWAHLSPVVCNGLDRTLQQQLRKREIRFERAEQTLRQLSQDSPPAAALLEVTVAEGAPGHNKAQEAPLALGTGTPPNTLPVRTCGPLTDEDIIRLRPCEKKQLDISGKLYLAPLTTCGNLPFRRICKRFGADVTCGEMAVCTNLLQGQMSEWALLKRHQCEDIFGVQLEGAFPDTMTKCAELLNRTIEVDFVDINVGCPIDLVYKKGGGCALMNRSTKFQQIVRGMNQVLDVPLTVKIRTGVQERVNLAHRLLPELWGWGAALVTLHGRSREQRYTKLADWQYIEQCVKAASPMPLFGNGDILSYEDANRAMQTGVAGIMIARGALLKPWLFTEIKEQRHWDISSSERLDILRDFTDYGLEHWGSDTQGVEKTRRFMLEWLSFLCRYVPVGLLEQLPQRINERPPYYLGRDYLETLMASQKASDWIRISSPGRLWASRSGRC, encoded by the exons ATGGCGGAGGGAACATTGGAGATACCAGCAGAGAATGGTAGTGGCGGCGGCGACTCAGGAGCCAGCGCGTCGGAACGGGGCGTGGCGCCCATTAAACCTCA ATACCTCACCACCAAGGAGCAGTTTCACAAATTCCTAGAAGCCAAAGGGCAGGAGAAGCCTTGCCAGGAAACCGAGGTTGGATACCCTGGTGGCAATGACCTGGCTGAACCTGAAGCCAAGCGGATCCGCCTGGAGGAGGGACAGACAGATGAGGCAGCTGAGCATGGGGAACAGCTGCCGGCTCATAAGAGGGCCCGGGGGCAGAACAAAAGCCGGCCCCACATGAAGCCCACACACTACGACAAGAACAGGCTCTGCCCCTCCCTGATCCAG GGGTCGGTGGCTAAGTGCTTCTTTGGTGACCGCTGCCGATTCCTGCATGATGTGGGCTGCTACCTGGAGACAAAGCCAGCTGATTTGGGCCCCCGCTGTGTGCTATTTGAGACCTTTGGCAGGTGCCCTTATGGTGTGACCTGCCGTTTTGCCATGGCCCATATGGGGCCTGAGGGCCAGAACCTGGTACAGGAGGATCTGGTGGTCCGCTGGGCCCACCTCTCACCTGTTGTCTGCAACGGCCTGGACAGAACCCTGCAGCAGCAGCTACGGAAGCGCGAGATCCGCTTCGAGCGAGCAGAGCAGACCCTGCGCCAGTTAAGCCAGGACTCCCCACCTGCTGCTGCTCTCCTTGAGGTCACGGTGGCTGAGGGTGCTCCAGGGCACAACAAGGCCCAGGAGGCACCTTTAGCTCTGGGCACTGGCACCCCTCCCAACACCCTTCCTGTGCGGACCTGTGGGCCTCTGACAGATGAGGACATCATCAGGCTGCGGCCCTGTGAAAAGAAGCAG CTGGATATCAGTGGCAAACTGTATCTGGCCCCCCTTACCACG TGTGGGAACCTGCCCTTTAGGCGGATCTGTAAACGCTTTGGGGCAGATGTGACCTGTGGGGAGATGGCTGTCTGCACTAACCTCCTGCAGGGACAGATGTCTGAGTGGGCTCTGCTCAAACGCCACCAGTGTGAGGACATCTTTGGTGTTCAG CTGGAGGGTGCCTTCCCtgacaccatgaccaagtgtgcTGAGTTGCTGAACCGCACCATCGAGGTGGACTTTGTGGACATCAATGTCGGCTGCCCCATTGACCTTGTGTACAAGAAG GGTGGGGGCTGTGCCCTCATGAATCGCTCCACCAAGTTCCAGCAGATTGTCCGTGGCATGAACCAG gtgctggaTGTGCCACTGACTGTGAAAATCCGCACTGGTGTCCAGGAACGTGTGAACTTGGCACACCGCCTGCTGCCTGAGCTGTGGGGCTGGGGTGCAGCCCTCGTCACG CTCCATGGCCGCTCTCGGGAGCAGCGTTACACCAAGCTGGCCGACTGGCAGTACATCGAGCAGTGTGTGAAGGCAGCCAGCCCCATGCCTCTGTTCG GAAATGGGGACATCTTGTCATACGAGGACGCCAACCGTGCCATGCAGACTGGCGTTGCTGGGATCATGATTGCCCG TGGTGCCCTGCTGAAGCCTTGGTTATTCACGGAGATCAAGGAGCAGCGGCACTGGGACATATCATCATCTGAGCGCCTGGACATCCTGCGGGACTTCACAGACTATGGCCTGGAGCACTGGGGTTCCGACACACAGGGTGTGGAGAAGACACGGCGCTTCATGCTTGAGTGGCTCTCCTTCTTGTGCAG GTATGTGCCCGTGGGTCTGCTGGAGCAGCTCCCACAGAGGATCAATGAGCGTCCCCCCTACTATCTGGGCCGCGACTACCTGGAGACTCTGATGGCTAGTCAAAAGGCTTCTGACTGGATCCGCATCAG CTCCCCAGGAAGGCTTTGGGCCTCGAGGTCTGGAAGGTGCTGA
- the PRR22 gene encoding proline-rich protein 22 isoform X2: MQHPKPFYAPAAPQEGFGPRGLEGAEGLGSQPTLACVELPPAVGSATLYHPQNSEKEVFPAPPAGFQMAPCGCFFDPRIYRIEWATTDFGQSSLYKLVAAGSVGPAGVPTSPGSYLLEPQHYLRAPGPPPQTLYSHYQPVPGGAQYLVPYFPPEGPGPEALGFVRDGGPPAFVELAPLASKESKAAPIIIALPQEPTLPPSTYGNLKGNLGQFPGPEAFPAKEQLFSPSPGKPKMAEAQETAPLEAGEAKAPEAVRAFALPDKVLLEDAMKLFDCLPGSTEPEGTPIKAPWPVLPESSDGSSGGDDSASDIRSLHLPDELLSFDYSVPEILDAVSNVDCFFNFRVLDDEPLACPGPPSVVAAVPVLHSKRKAGSSATKKGRMAGKGKQPEAPASTAPLGPRQDLGAVSH; the protein is encoded by the exons ATGCAGCACCCCAAACCTTTCTACGCACCTGCAGCTCCCCAGGAAGGCTTTGGGCCTCGAGGTCTGGAAGGTGCTGAGGGGCTGGGCAGCCAGCCTACTCTGGCCTGTGTGGAGCTGCCTCCTGCTGTGG GCTCTGCGACCCTGTACCACCCCCAAAACTCAGAGAAAGAGGTGTTTCCAGCCCCCCCAGCAG GTTTCCAGATGGCCCCCTGTGGGTGCTTCTTTGACCCTCGAATCTACCGGATTGAGTGGGCCACCACTGACTTCGGCCAGTCGTCCCTGTACAAGCTGGTGGCAGCGGGCAGCGTGGGGCCTGCTGGGGTGCCCACCTCCCCCGGCAGCTACCTCCTGGAGCCCCAGCACTACCTCAGAGCCCCAGGGCCACCCCCACAGACCCTGTACTCCCACTACCAGCCGGTGCCCGGAGGGGCCCAGTACCTAGTGCCCTATTTCCCCCCTGAGGGGCCTGGCCCAGAGGCCCTGGGCTTTGTGAGGGATGGAGGGCCACCTGCGTTTGTGGAACTGGCTCCCCTAGCCTCCAAGGAGAGCAAGGCAGCCCCAATCATCATCGCACTCCCCCAGGAGCCCACACTGCCCCCTAGCACCTATGGCAACCTCAAGGGCAACTTGGGCCAGTTCCCGGGACCTGAGGCCTTCCCTGCCAAGGAGCAGCTGTTCTCTCCCAGCCCTGGTAAACCAAAGATGGCTGAGGCCCAGGAGACGGCCCCTCTGGAAGCAGGTGAGGCCAAGGCCCCCGAGGCAGTCAGAGCGTTTGCACTTCCCGACAAGGTGTTGCTGGAGGATGCCATGAAGCTTTTTGACTGCCTGCCCGGCAGCACTGAGCCCGAAGGGACACCCATCAAGGCCCCCTGGCCTGTTCTGCCAGAGAGCAGTGATGGCAGCAGTGGTGGTGACGACTCAGCCAGTGACATCCGCTCATTGCACCTGCCGGATGAACTGCTGTCCTTTGACTATAGTGTGCCTGAGATCCTGGACGCTGTGTCCAACGTGGACTGCTTCTTCAACTTCAGGGTGCTGGATGACGAGCCACTGGCCTGTCCAGGGCCCCCCTCTGTGGTTGCTGCTGTTCCAGTCCTACACAGCAAGAGGAAGGCTGGCTCCTCTGCCACCAAGAAGGGGAGGATGGCCGGGAAGGGCAAACAGCCTGAAGCCCCGGCTAGCACTGCACCCCTGGGGCCCAGGCAGGACCTGGGTGCTGTCTCCCATTAA
- the PRR22 gene encoding proline-rich protein 22 isoform X1: MGAQGSCPPAPGTHPPWHLCPQALRPCTTPKTQRKRCFQPPQQAPTARPVSPVALTAPQVWALPLQAGCGASGWCPAAALRIPPRPAGFQMAPCGCFFDPRIYRIEWATTDFGQSSLYKLVAAGSVGPAGVPTSPGSYLLEPQHYLRAPGPPPQTLYSHYQPVPGGAQYLVPYFPPEGPGPEALGFVRDGGPPAFVELAPLASKESKAAPIIIALPQEPTLPPSTYGNLKGNLGQFPGPEAFPAKEQLFSPSPGKPKMAEAQETAPLEAGEAKAPEAVRAFALPDKVLLEDAMKLFDCLPGSTEPEGTPIKAPWPVLPESSDGSSGGDDSASDIRSLHLPDELLSFDYSVPEILDAVSNVDCFFNFRVLDDEPLACPGPPSVVAAVPVLHSKRKAGSSATKKGRMAGKGKQPEAPASTAPLGPRQDLGAVSH, encoded by the exons ATGGGGGCCCAGGGCTCTTGCCCTCCAGCCCCAGGGACCCACCCACCCTGGCACCTTTGTCCACAGGCTCTGCGACCCTGTACCACCCCCAAAACTCAGAGAAAGAGGTGTTTCCAGCCCCCCCAGCAG GCTCCTACGGCAAGGCCTGTGTCCCCTGTGGCCCTGACCGCCCCCCAGGTGTGGGCCCTGCCTCTCCAGGCAGGCTGTGGGGCCTCGGGGTGGTGCCCTGCAGCTGCTCTCAGGATCCCACCCCGGCCTGCAGGTTTCCAGATGGCCCCCTGTGGGTGCTTCTTTGACCCTCGAATCTACCGGATTGAGTGGGCCACCACTGACTTCGGCCAGTCGTCCCTGTACAAGCTGGTGGCAGCGGGCAGCGTGGGGCCTGCTGGGGTGCCCACCTCCCCCGGCAGCTACCTCCTGGAGCCCCAGCACTACCTCAGAGCCCCAGGGCCACCCCCACAGACCCTGTACTCCCACTACCAGCCGGTGCCCGGAGGGGCCCAGTACCTAGTGCCCTATTTCCCCCCTGAGGGGCCTGGCCCAGAGGCCCTGGGCTTTGTGAGGGATGGAGGGCCACCTGCGTTTGTGGAACTGGCTCCCCTAGCCTCCAAGGAGAGCAAGGCAGCCCCAATCATCATCGCACTCCCCCAGGAGCCCACACTGCCCCCTAGCACCTATGGCAACCTCAAGGGCAACTTGGGCCAGTTCCCGGGACCTGAGGCCTTCCCTGCCAAGGAGCAGCTGTTCTCTCCCAGCCCTGGTAAACCAAAGATGGCTGAGGCCCAGGAGACGGCCCCTCTGGAAGCAGGTGAGGCCAAGGCCCCCGAGGCAGTCAGAGCGTTTGCACTTCCCGACAAGGTGTTGCTGGAGGATGCCATGAAGCTTTTTGACTGCCTGCCCGGCAGCACTGAGCCCGAAGGGACACCCATCAAGGCCCCCTGGCCTGTTCTGCCAGAGAGCAGTGATGGCAGCAGTGGTGGTGACGACTCAGCCAGTGACATCCGCTCATTGCACCTGCCGGATGAACTGCTGTCCTTTGACTATAGTGTGCCTGAGATCCTGGACGCTGTGTCCAACGTGGACTGCTTCTTCAACTTCAGGGTGCTGGATGACGAGCCACTGGCCTGTCCAGGGCCCCCCTCTGTGGTTGCTGCTGTTCCAGTCCTACACAGCAAGAGGAAGGCTGGCTCCTCTGCCACCAAGAAGGGGAGGATGGCCGGGAAGGGCAAACAGCCTGAAGCCCCGGCTAGCACTGCACCCCTGGGGCCCAGGCAGGACCTGGGTGCTGTCTCCCATTAA